The stretch of DNA AATGACTTACGAGATAAAGGGGTTGATTTTAATAAACGATTTGAAACCATGTATCGCTATCTGAAGCAGGACAAAAAAAGCATTAATGTGAGCGAAACAATAACAACACCTAGTGGCCTGCGCATCAGTGATTGTGGTTTGCTAGATCAACAGCTGATAGCCTGTGTCGTTGATGGCAGAAATTATCTTTATCGGAGGAGTGTCGGCATCATCGGGTCAGACTGAGCCAAAGGTATTAAGGAATCAATTAGATACTCCCTGATGTTTAATGGGGGTCTAACAGCCTGCTAGTGGACTGCTGATTCGGACGAGCCAAATGTTTGCGTAGCGAGAGGTGCTATTGATGAGTGATGTATTACTAATTTCCAAGCCCTATCAAAACGCTGGAAAACATTTGTGCAGATAGTGCGTATTATCTGTAGATCGATATTTGACGCAGTTATATTTTCAAAACAATTGACCCATGCCATATCACCGCAAACACTGACTTTAACCGCGCTCGCTATGACTGAGCATGGGCCTTGATTGTTAAAGATGGCTTGCCAGCTTTGGAAGACCGCGTCCCACCCCTCTAATCTATCCCAGCCGGGATGAATACAATAGACCTCATTGTGTTGTCTCCACACTTGAGACATCAATGTCGGATCTGCTTGCGATAATGCCAGGTAAAAACGGTCGTTTGCGGTGAGTATCTCAAGGCGATTTAGGTTGTCTGACATGGAAAATTCTCCTGAAGGACCCTTTATCGACATAAGGCATCGGTATAAGGTTTGGTTGGAGTTGTTATCAATAGAATTTTACCAAAGTATACAATAAAGAAGCCCGCGCTAGGCGGGCTTAATCGGGCTACACGAGCACTTTATAGTGCTTTCTTTATTGGAGTGGATATAATTTTGAAATATTCCATATACTAGGTAGCAAACATTATGCCAGCCTTTAAAATCAATGGGTTAGGCGTTTGATTTTTTAAGGCTGTAAAAATAACGGACGTATCGAGCAATAATTCCGGCCCTTTCTAAGGCTAACAGATTTCACAGCTTGTTGGTTTTTCTGTGATAAATCGGTGCTTTTCCGACCATAGCAGGGGTTGCATTACTCAAAAAATTACCTATAGTAGGCAACTGATTTCAGCGGATAGAAATCATGATATTAACTAACAAGGAGGTTAGTATGCCAAAGCTTTTTCGTTTTTCATTTCTCTATATCATCATCGGTTTGTCCCTAGTCGTAACCGTCAATGCAACGCCCGTCTTTATTAACGAAATTCACTATGATAACGCCGGTTCGGATCTGAACGAGGGCGTTGAAATTGCTGGACCGGCCAATACCGATTTAAGCGGTTGGCAGTTGGTCTTGTACAACGGTGGCAATGGACAACCTTATTCAACCATTTCGCTTGCAGGGATTTTCTCTGATTTGATGAGCGGTTTTGGTGTTTTATCGTTTGCCTACAGCGGTATACAGAACGGCTCGCCTGATGGTGTTGCCCTGGTCGATAGCACTAATCAGTTAATACAGTTTTTAAGTTACGAAGGTGTGATTGAGGCTAATTCCGGGGTGGCCGCAGGACAGCGCAGTATCGATATTTTGGTACAGGAACCAGCTAATACCTTAGTTGGCTCATCACTTCAGTTATCCGGTGTAGGGTCTGCGTACGAGGATTTTCAGTGGGGAGCAAGCTTACCGGAAAGCTTCGGAGCGATTAATAGTGAGCAGCGATTTTCAAGTGGAGAGGAAGCTGCCCCGGTTCCGACCGTACCGATACCGAGTAGTATTATGCTTTGGTTGTTTGCGCTGCTAATGCCGTTATCTGGTGGGCGGTCGCGGCAGCTGTCCTCACTGCCGACGCTACCTTCCTGAGTAGAACGAACCGGACGCCACAAAACTGTGGCGTCCGGTTTTCGTGAGGACTAATTGTGGGCGTGTAGTTCTTGGTTTAAGGCAATAGCCGACTTGTTGGTTTTACATTCAATTCGGCCATTTTCAGAATTACGGCGTAACAGTAAATCAGATTTACCCGCCAAATCTCGAGCCTTGATAATTTTGACCAACTGGTTTTTATCATCGAGTAACGCCACTTTAGAGCCTGCCGTGACATAGAGTCCTGCTTCGACAGTACAGCGATCGCCCAAGGGAATACCGATACCGGCGTTCGCACCGATGAGGCATTCTTCGCCAACAGAGATAACGATAGAGTTGCCACCGGATAAGGTGCCCATGGTGCTGCAGCCGCCGCCGAGATCAGTGCCGTTGCCAACCATGACGCCAGCAGAAATGCGACCCTCAACCATGCTGGCTCCCTTGGTGCCCGCATTAAAATTGATAAAGCCTTCATGCATGACAGTAGTGCCTTCGCCTAGATAAGCGCCTAGTCTTACTCGATCGGTGTCCGCAATACGGACGCCTGAAGGAATCACGTAATTCGCCATTTTCGGAAATTTATCTACGGCCATCACTTCCAGCAGCTCTCCACGCAAGCGTGCCTCGAATTGTTTTTGTGCCAGCTCGTCGACGGCGATAGCGCCAGCGCTGGTCCATGCCACATTAGGCAGTTTGCCAAAAATACCAGTCAAATCTACTTGGTGAGGTTGCAGCAAACGGTGAGAAAGTAATTGGAGTTTCAGGTATATTTCTGGTGTCGATTGTGGCGCCTCGTCAGTTTCAAGGAGGATGATTGCTGTTGGTCTTTGGGACTTGCTCAATTGTTGCGCCAGCGCGGCCTGCTCAGTCATACCCAGTTCGGTCAGCGCATTGGCAAGCTGGTTGAGCTGTGATGCAGAAGGGGCTATTACCTGGTTGCCGGTAGCAATATTTAAGGTTTGTTTTACGCACGCTATCAATTTGGAATTGGGTGAAATTAGCGGCGCGGGATAATAAACTTCCAGCCACTCGCCGCTGCCTGATTGCGTGCCGACACCCATTGCAAAACTAAAGTAGGTATTCTTGTTCATAATTAAACCTTATTCATTTCATTAAAAATTTGTTCGTATGTATTGGCGTCAAAACCTAAATAACGCGCAGTTCCTGTATCGAGTAATGGTCTTTTGATTAAGGCTGGATAAGTTAGCATAAGCTGGATTGCTCTTGCTTCATCCAAGTCAGCCCTTTCAGCGTCCGCTAGTTTGCGCCAGGTTGTGCCTCTGGTATTGAGTAATTGTTGCCAACCCAGCTCGGTGCTCCACTGTTTGAGTTGTAGCTCATCTAGTCCATCTATTCGGTAATCGTGAAAACGATATGTAATTGCTGATTGTGTTAACCAGTTCCTGGCTTTTTTAATAGTGTCGCAGTTTTTGATACCAAAAAGCGTGATCATGAGATTGCCTTATAATGTCGTGGTTGCCTGATGATTAGGCGGTAATTGAGCCCATTGATCAAGCTGTGAACAAATAGCCATCTTGAGTTTTTCGCAAAGCTCGTTATCGGCGATGGGTTCGTTATTTTTGGTTGTGATGAAAAAAACGTCTTCGACGCGCTCGCCGAGTGTGGCAATTTTAGCTTTTTGCAAAACCACGCTATTTTCAAGAAAGATTCTACCAATACGTGCTAGCAATCCGGGTCTATCTGGTGTTACCACTTCGACAACGGTATAGGGCTGGTGGTTATCGCTGAAAATATTGACCTGCGTCGGCATGGTAAAATGTTGCAATCTTCTGGGCGTATGACGCTTGATAATGGTGGGGTATTCCTGTGGGGTTAATAGCGCCTGCGTCAGCGTCTGTTTGATGAGTTCTCTTAAAGAGGGGTTCTCTCCGAGAGGTTGACCATTTTCGGTCAGAACGATATAGGAGTTGAGGTTAAAGTTATTGGGTGATGTGCTAATGCGGGCATCCACAATATTAAGCTCAAGTTGCTCTAAAATGGCCGCCGTGGTTGCGAACAAGTGATACCCTGTTTGTGAGTATATAAATATCTGAGTGCCGCTAGCATGGTGCTGCGTCGAGACGTCTTTAATCATCACCAGAGGTTTGCCTGGTTCAGTATGCTCTAGAATGGCTTGCGTGTGCCAAGCGATATCCTCATCGGAGTGTTGAATAAAGTAATCGTCCCCAAGCTGCTGCCAAAGTGCCGTGACTATTGTGGGATTGAAAGGCAGCAGAGCCAACGCTTTGTCTTGCTTGGTGGAGATTTCTATTTCACGATCTATCGGGTTTTCAAGTCCACGGCTTAATGCGCGCCTGGTTTCCAGGTAAAGATCGTGTAAAAGTGATGCACGCCAGCTATTCCACAGCTTGGTATTGGTGGCATTAATATCTGCAACGGTTAAGACAAAGAGATAATCCAAGTGCAGTTGGTCCTGCATACGCTCTGCAAACTGCTGTACTACGCTGGGGTCGGATATATCCATGCGCTGTGCGGTAATTGACATAATGAGATGATTTTCCACGAGCCAGCTAACTAGCTCAGTATCCCATGCGCTAAGACGATGACGTTCGCAAAAAGCTCGAGCATCTTCTGCACCCAGGGAAGAGTGATCACCGCCCCGGCCTTTTGCGATATCGTGGTAAAGCCCGGCGATATAGAGCAGTTCCAACTTAGGAATCTGTCGAATGACATTAGCCGAAAGTGGAAATCTTTCAGCCTCTGAGCCAAGGTAAATGCGACGCAGATACTGCAATAACAATAGCGTGTGGGCATCAACCGTGTATATATGGAACAGGTCATATTGCATTTTGCCGATAATTCTACCGAATTCCGGCAGGTATCTACCCAAAACGGCGTAACGACGCATGCGTTGCAGCTGCGTGACGATACCATCCGGCGAGCGCAGTAGCTCCATGAAAATAGAGATATTACGAATGTCCTGGCGGAACTCATGGTCGATAAGGTGACGATGTTCCCGAATCAGCCGAATAGTGGATGCGCGAACCCCCTGTATTTCTCTGTTCTGCGCCATTAAAAGAAATATTTCCATTAGCGCAAAGGGGGTGCGCTGAAAGACCTGATTATCCACCACTTCGATATAGTCGTTAGTGATTTTAAATCGGGTGTTCAAGGGGCGGCTGATAAAACTTTCGTCCGCTCGTAAAATGGCTTCGTCAAAATGTTGTAGCAACATATCGTTCAGCTCCAGAATACGCAGTGCGACGCGATAGTATTTCTGCATGAGCTGCTCGATTGCAAGGGACTCTTCGGTGTCTTTGAAGCCGAATAATTTTGCCAACCGCTCCTGATAGTCGAAAAGTAGCCGATCTTCGGCTCGGCCCGCTAGCATATGCAGGCCATAACGGATTTTCCAAAGATAATTCTGCCCTTCACTCAACAAGCCAAATTCTGCTTCAGTTAAAAAATGATTGGTGACTAAATCGCGCAGGTTGTCACCGCCAAAATGTCTTTTCGCGACCCAGCCAATCATTTGTAGATCGCGCAAGCCGCCGGGGGACTCTTTTACATTCGGCTCTAAATTATGTTCTGTATCGTCAAATTTGCGGTGTCGGAAGATTTGTTCATCTCGTTTTGCGGCATAGAAAGCTTTGGCTGACCAGATTTTTTTAGGGCCGACCCGCTTTTGCATGTGTGCGAACAACTCCTGTGAACCCACTAGCAGGCGTGATTCCATTAAACTGGTGACAATGGTGATATCGTTGCGCGCTTGGTCAATACATTGCCGCGTGGAACGGACGCTATGGCCGACCTTTAAGCCAATATCCCATAACAGCGTTACGAACTTTTCAATATGTTTATGCTGAGACTTAAAACGGAAGCCGCGGTAGAGAATCAGGATATCGATATCGGAATGGGGGTGTAATTCGCCGCGGCCATAACCACCAACCGCAATCAATCCAATATCATTCTGACGAAATGAAAATTGACGCCAGGCATGAGTTAACAGTTGATCAACTAACCAGGCGCGTGCGAAAACGAGCAGTCGTGTAGGAGTATCGTTTCGAAAATGTTGATCCAATATAGACTGGGAATTTTTAAGCACCTCTTTAAACGTAGCGATAGGCGAAACTGACTCGGCGAGTTGCCGGGTAAATTTTTCGTTATTGAAAATTTCCGCCTGAATGCTGCTAAGGCTTGTGGGTTCGGACATCGATTATAGGTTGAGTTCTTCGCTACGTTTCGTTAATACTTCGTAACCGGAATGTGTGACTAAAATAGTATGTTCCCATTGCGCTGAAAGACGTTTGTCCACTGTTTCAACGGTCCAGCCGTCACGCGTTGATAGTTTGACATGGCGTTTGCCCGCATTAATCATGGGCTCGATAGTGAAGGTCATGCCAGCTTTTAATTCAATGCCAGTGTTGGGTTTGCCGTAGTGGAGGACCTGAGGATCTTCGTGGAACACCCTGCCAATACCATGGCCGCAATATTCGCGAACCACAGAAAAATGATTACTTTCGGCATAAGTCTGAATGGCGTGGCCGATATCTCCCAAGCGAATGCCCGGTTTGACCAATTTGATACCAAGATACAGGCATTCCTGGGTAACTTTTACCAAGCGTTCGGCATGAGGCGGTCTTTTACCCACAAAGAACATTTTGCTGGTATCGCCGTGATAACCGTCTTTGATGACAGTAATGTCGATGTTAACGATATCGCCCTGCTTAAGAATTTTGGTATTACTCGGAATGCCGTGACAAACGACCTGATTAACCGAAGTACAAATTGACTTGGGAAAGCCTCGATAATTTAATGGTGCTGGAATGGCCTGCTGTTCATTGACTATGTAGTCATGGCAAATTTTGTCTAATTCGCCAGTGGAAATGCCAGGCTGAACATGAGTTGCGATCATTTCCAGCACCTCTGCAGCCAAGCGGCCAGCGTTGCGCATTTTTTCGATTTCTTCGGGTGTCTTGATTGAGATGGACATAGCTTCTTACGGGCCCGGTAAATAGACTGTCGTACAGGAAAAACCAACCTTTGTACCATAAATTGGAAGTCATTTTAACCGTTTTTTTGAGCGCTGAAGCACTCATCGTGTTGTCTGGATTGAATAACCCATAACGTAGCGCCTTCTCCGCTTCAATGGAGGGCCGGTTCGCATGGCGGTAAACGCTTGGGCGGTGAGAGATTTGTTGTCTGATGTCTTTTCCTTGCGGGGTATTTGTGGTATAACACTGCCCGCCCAAGAATGGCTAAAGCATTTTTATTCTTTAGGCTTTTTGCGCACTAACCCAGAGCGGTTTTCCGCTCTATTAAAACACACATATATCGACACATAATTCCGGGTGCCACCGACTTTGGGCGAGTGGTTGGAAGTATGGGATATATGGAGGCTTAACCCAAACTAAGAAGGTAATTATGTCTAGAGTTTCAATGAGAGACCTGCTTAAGGCAGGTGCGCATTTTGGTCACCAAACGCGCTACTGGAATCCAAAGATGGCTCCCTACATCTTTGGTGCCCGCAATAATATTCATATTATTAATCTGGAGCACACTGTTCCGGCGCTGAATGAAGCGCTTGATGTAGTGCAAAAGCTCGCATCTAACAAAAATAAAATACTTTTTGTGGGCACTAAGCGTGCGGCGAGTAAAATTATTAAAGAAGAAGCTGAGCGCGCAGGTATGCCCTATGTGCATCATCGTTGGTTGGGCGGCATGCTCACCAACTACAAAACAATTCGCCAATCGATCAAGCGCTATCGAGAATTAGAAGCACAAAAGAAAGATGGTACTTTCGAACAGATCACCAAGAAAGAGCAGCTTGTGCGGATGCGCGAAATGGAAAAACTTGAGCGCAGCATTGGTGGTATCAAGGATATGGGTGGCTTACCGGATGCGCTATTTGTGATAGATGTTGATCATGAACGGATCGCCGTTAACGAAGCCAACAAACTGGGAATTCCGGTCATTGGCGTGGTCGATACGAATAGTGACCCTGATGGCGTGGATTACGTGATACCAGGTAATGACGATGCAATTCGGTCTATTCAAATTTACATTAAGGCAGTTGCTGGCACTATTCTAGATGGCCTTACGGCTGACATGAGTGGTACTGACGAGTTTATTGAAGTGCCGGTAGATGCGAATGAAGCTGGCTCAGATGGTGAAGAGGTTGAAGTTACTGCTAACTAACGCTAAGTGGGCAGTAAGTTGAGGTTCAAAAAAGGGGGCGGTGATGCTCCCTTTTTTTAAATAAGTATAGGTAGGCCGGACACTCGCTTGACGCGAGGTGAAAAAAGAAGGTCTCTGGAAAGACTAAGAGGTGAGTCAAATGGCAGAAATAACAGCCAAAATGGTGAAAGAATTACGTGACCGTACTGGTCTCGGCATGATGGATTGTAAAAAAGCACTGTCTGAAAATGATGGTGATATCGAACAAGCAATTGAGCATCTGCGTAAATCGAGCGGCATGAAAGCAGCGAAAAAAGCGTCTCGTGTCGCCGCAGAGGGTGTTGTCGCAGCAAAAGTCGCCGATGATGGTAGCTTTGGCATACTGGTTGAAGTGAATAGCGAAACAGATTTTGTCGCGCGAGACGATAACTTCAAGGGCTTTGTCAACACGGTGCTGGAAAAGGCCTTTACTGATAAGCAAACCGATGTTGCAGCTTTAATGGCTGGTGAACTGGAAAACGCGAGAGAAGCGTTGGTGCAAAAAATTGGTGAAAATGTCAGTGTACGTCGAATTCAGGCATTTACTGCGGATAGCGGTGTGGTAGCTGCCTATGTGCATGGCAATAACCGAATTGGTGTGCTGGTTGTCTTGCGCGCGGGTGATGAGACTTTAGGCAAAGATGTGGCGATGCATGTGGCGGCAGTTAATCCGCTGGTCGTGAAAGCTGATCAGGTATCACAGGAAGTGATCGCCAAGGAGCGGGAAATCTATACAGCACAAGCTCAGGATAGTGGTAAGCCTGCCGAAATTATTGAAAAGATGATTGACGGTAGAATGCGTAAATTCCTTTCTGAAGTCAGCTTGGTAGAGCAGCCTTTCGTTAAAGACCCTGACGTGACAGTCGGTGCGCTTTTGAAAAAGGCCGACGCCGATGTGCTCGCCATGGTTCGTTTTGAAGTGGGTGAAGGCATAGAAAAGGAAACGATTGATTTTGCCGCTGAGGTGGCCGCTCAGGCAGGTATGTAAAATATTTCGGGCAGCTAGAGCTGCCCGAATTCTATCCGAGAATTAAAAATTTTTTAAAAAGGAGATTTTTACGCTATGCCAAATCAAGAGCGCCAAGCTAAGTACCAACGAGTATTGCTTAAGCTCAGTGGTGAAGCGCTAACCGGGGACGAAGCCTTTGGCATTGACCCAAAAGTGCTTGATCGGATGGCGTTGGAAATTGGGCAGCTGGTGGGTATCGGTGTGCAGGTTGGGCTGGTGCTCGGTGGTGGTAACCTTTTTCGCGGGGCGGCATTGAATGCGGCGGGCATGGATCGTGTGACCGGCGACCACATGGGCATGTTGGCAACCGTAATGAATGCGCTAGCAATGCGCGATGCTTTAGAACGATCCAATATTGCTACCCGCGTTATGTCAGCCATTCCCATGAGTGGCGTAGTTGAACATTATGATCGGCGTAATGCAATGCGCTACCTTAGCTCTGGAGATGTGGTAATATTCTCTGCTGGCACTGGTAACCCATTTTTTACTACTGATTCGGCGGCCTGCTTGCGTGGCATAGAAATCAATGCGGATGCGGTGCTCAAAGCCACTAAGGTTGATGGCGTGTATACGGATGACCCAATGACCAACCCCGATGCCAAGAAGTATGACCGCCTGACTTATGATGAGGTTATTGAAAAACAGCTTGGCGTGATGGATTTGACTGCGATTTGTTTGGCGCGAGATCATAATATGCCATTACGTGTCTTTAATATGAAAAAATCAGGTGCGCTGGCGACGGTGGTGGTTGGTGGTGATGAAGGTACGCTGATAGAGTAGCCGGATGGAAAAGAGATAAGCGATGATTAATGAAATAAAAAAGGAAGCGGAACAACGCATGCACAAGGCAATAGAAGCCTTAACCGGTGCATTCAATAAAATTCGCACAGGACGTGCGCACCCCAGTATATTAGATGGCGTGCAGGTATCCTATTACGGTACTGCGACGCCGATCGGTCAAGTCGCCAATGTGACAGTAGAGGATGGACGGACACTAGCCATTGTGCCTTGGGAAAAGCAAATGGTGCCGGAAATTGAAAAGGCCATCATGAAGTCGGACTTGGGGCTTAACCCTATGTCTTCCGGCGGTATTATTCGTGTTCCCATGCCAGCCCTGACAGAAGAAACGCGTAAAGATTTTGTTCGTCATGCGCGTTTGGAAGCTGAGAATGCGCGTGTATCGGTGAGAAATGCGCGCCGTGATGCGAACAGCGATCTAAAAGAACTATTGAAGGAAAGTGACATTACGGAAGATGAGGAACGTCGGGCACAGGATGATGTACAAAAACTTACCGACAAGTATGTCGCAGAAATTGATCATTTTCTGAAACAAAAGGAATCTGATTTGCTAGAGATCTAGTCGGGAATCAGAAGCAATTAACAAAACAAAATTAATTCTTCAAACCCAGGTTATGCCTGGGTTTCGTGTTTGTTAGAGCCAAAGGGATACGATGCGTAGTACAACCTCTACCCAGACCGCAGAAGCACCCCCTAGCGTAAGGCCCCCGCGCCATGTTGCTATCATTATGGACGGCAATAATCGGTGGGCAAAAAAAAGAGGCTTGCCGAGAGGCGCTGGCCATAAAGCTGGTGTTGAGTCGGTACGCAGGGTTCTGGAAGCCTGTGCCGAGCAAGGGGTAGAAGTACTTACACTCTTTGCTTTTAGTAGCGAGAACTGGCGACGACCGCAAGCTGAAGTCAGTACCCTAATGTCTTTGCTGCTGAACGCGCTTAAGCGGGAAGTAAAGCGGCTCAATAAAAATAATATCCGGCTGCGCGTGATAGGTAATCGCGATCGTTTTAGCGAGACGATTCAGAAACATATGGCGGAAGCTGAAAAGTTAACTGCAAATAATAGCCAATTTACCGTCGTGATCGCCGCAGATTATGGCGGTCAGTGGGACATTACGCAGGCGACCCAGAAAATAGCATCGATGGTTGTCTCTGGAGAGCTGCAGTTATCGGAGATTAATGCCGAGATGATCCAGTCAAAAATCGCCATTGGTGATTTGCCAGCACCTGACCTGTGTATTCGTACCGGAGGTGAACAGCGTATCAGTAATTTTCTGCTGTGGCAGATGG from Pseudomonadales bacterium encodes:
- a CDS encoding nuclear transport factor 2 family protein produces the protein MSDNLNRLEILTANDRFYLALSQADPTLMSQVWRQHNEVYCIHPGWDRLEGWDAVFQSWQAIFNNQGPCSVIASAVKVSVCGDMAWVNCFENITASNIDLQIIRTICTNVFQRFDRAWKLVIHHSSIAPLATQTFGSSESAVH
- a CDS encoding lamin tail domain-containing protein translates to MPKLFRFSFLYIIIGLSLVVTVNATPVFINEIHYDNAGSDLNEGVEIAGPANTDLSGWQLVLYNGGNGQPYSTISLAGIFSDLMSGFGVLSFAYSGIQNGSPDGVALVDSTNQLIQFLSYEGVIEANSGVAAGQRSIDILVQEPANTLVGSSLQLSGVGSAYEDFQWGASLPESFGAINSEQRFSSGEEAAPVPTVPIPSSIMLWLFALLMPLSGGRSRQLSSLPTLPS
- the dapD gene encoding 2,3,4,5-tetrahydropyridine-2,6-dicarboxylate N-succinyltransferase; protein product: MNKNTYFSFAMGVGTQSGSGEWLEVYYPAPLISPNSKLIACVKQTLNIATGNQVIAPSASQLNQLANALTELGMTEQAALAQQLSKSQRPTAIILLETDEAPQSTPEIYLKLQLLSHRLLQPHQVDLTGIFGKLPNVAWTSAGAIAVDELAQKQFEARLRGELLEVMAVDKFPKMANYVIPSGVRIADTDRVRLGAYLGEGTTVMHEGFINFNAGTKGASMVEGRISAGVMVGNGTDLGGGCSTMGTLSGGNSIVISVGEECLIGANAGIGIPLGDRCTVEAGLYVTAGSKVALLDDKNQLVKIIKARDLAGKSDLLLRRNSENGRIECKTNKSAIALNQELHAHN
- a CDS encoding ArsC family reductase, giving the protein MITLFGIKNCDTIKKARNWLTQSAITYRFHDYRIDGLDELQLKQWSTELGWQQLLNTRGTTWRKLADAERADLDEARAIQLMLTYPALIKRPLLDTGTARYLGFDANTYEQIFNEMNKV
- a CDS encoding [protein-PII] uridylyltransferase, whose translation is MSEPTSLSSIQAEIFNNEKFTRQLAESVSPIATFKEVLKNSQSILDQHFRNDTPTRLLVFARAWLVDQLLTHAWRQFSFRQNDIGLIAVGGYGRGELHPHSDIDILILYRGFRFKSQHKHIEKFVTLLWDIGLKVGHSVRSTRQCIDQARNDITIVTSLMESRLLVGSQELFAHMQKRVGPKKIWSAKAFYAAKRDEQIFRHRKFDDTEHNLEPNVKESPGGLRDLQMIGWVAKRHFGGDNLRDLVTNHFLTEAEFGLLSEGQNYLWKIRYGLHMLAGRAEDRLLFDYQERLAKLFGFKDTEESLAIEQLMQKYYRVALRILELNDMLLQHFDEAILRADESFISRPLNTRFKITNDYIEVVDNQVFQRTPFALMEIFLLMAQNREIQGVRASTIRLIREHRHLIDHEFRQDIRNISIFMELLRSPDGIVTQLQRMRRYAVLGRYLPEFGRIIGKMQYDLFHIYTVDAHTLLLLQYLRRIYLGSEAERFPLSANVIRQIPKLELLYIAGLYHDIAKGRGGDHSSLGAEDARAFCERHRLSAWDTELVSWLVENHLIMSITAQRMDISDPSVVQQFAERMQDQLHLDYLFVLTVADINATNTKLWNSWRASLLHDLYLETRRALSRGLENPIDREIEISTKQDKALALLPFNPTIVTALWQQLGDDYFIQHSDEDIAWHTQAILEHTEPGKPLVMIKDVSTQHHASGTQIFIYSQTGYHLFATTAAILEQLELNIVDARISTSPNNFNLNSYIVLTENGQPLGENPSLRELIKQTLTQALLTPQEYPTIIKRHTPRRLQHFTMPTQVNIFSDNHQPYTVVEVVTPDRPGLLARIGRIFLENSVVLQKAKIATLGERVEDVFFITTKNNEPIADNELCEKLKMAICSQLDQWAQLPPNHQATTTL
- the map gene encoding type I methionyl aminopeptidase, with the protein product MSISIKTPEEIEKMRNAGRLAAEVLEMIATHVQPGISTGELDKICHDYIVNEQQAIPAPLNYRGFPKSICTSVNQVVCHGIPSNTKILKQGDIVNIDITVIKDGYHGDTSKMFFVGKRPPHAERLVKVTQECLYLGIKLVKPGIRLGDIGHAIQTYAESNHFSVVREYCGHGIGRVFHEDPQVLHYGKPNTGIELKAGMTFTIEPMINAGKRHVKLSTRDGWTVETVDKRLSAQWEHTILVTHSGYEVLTKRSEELNL
- the rpsB gene encoding 30S ribosomal protein S2, whose amino-acid sequence is MSRVSMRDLLKAGAHFGHQTRYWNPKMAPYIFGARNNIHIINLEHTVPALNEALDVVQKLASNKNKILFVGTKRAASKIIKEEAERAGMPYVHHRWLGGMLTNYKTIRQSIKRYRELEAQKKDGTFEQITKKEQLVRMREMEKLERSIGGIKDMGGLPDALFVIDVDHERIAVNEANKLGIPVIGVVDTNSDPDGVDYVIPGNDDAIRSIQIYIKAVAGTILDGLTADMSGTDEFIEVPVDANEAGSDGEEVEVTAN
- a CDS encoding elongation factor Ts translates to MAEITAKMVKELRDRTGLGMMDCKKALSENDGDIEQAIEHLRKSSGMKAAKKASRVAAEGVVAAKVADDGSFGILVEVNSETDFVARDDNFKGFVNTVLEKAFTDKQTDVAALMAGELENAREALVQKIGENVSVRRIQAFTADSGVVAAYVHGNNRIGVLVVLRAGDETLGKDVAMHVAAVNPLVVKADQVSQEVIAKEREIYTAQAQDSGKPAEIIEKMIDGRMRKFLSEVSLVEQPFVKDPDVTVGALLKKADADVLAMVRFEVGEGIEKETIDFAAEVAAQAGM
- the pyrH gene encoding UMP kinase, which encodes MPNQERQAKYQRVLLKLSGEALTGDEAFGIDPKVLDRMALEIGQLVGIGVQVGLVLGGGNLFRGAALNAAGMDRVTGDHMGMLATVMNALAMRDALERSNIATRVMSAIPMSGVVEHYDRRNAMRYLSSGDVVIFSAGTGNPFFTTDSAACLRGIEINADAVLKATKVDGVYTDDPMTNPDAKKYDRLTYDEVIEKQLGVMDLTAICLARDHNMPLRVFNMKKSGALATVVVGGDEGTLIE
- the frr gene encoding ribosome recycling factor; translated protein: MINEIKKEAEQRMHKAIEALTGAFNKIRTGRAHPSILDGVQVSYYGTATPIGQVANVTVEDGRTLAIVPWEKQMVPEIEKAIMKSDLGLNPMSSGGIIRVPMPALTEETRKDFVRHARLEAENARVSVRNARRDANSDLKELLKESDITEDEERRAQDDVQKLTDKYVAEIDHFLKQKESDLLEI
- the uppS gene encoding di-trans,poly-cis-decaprenylcistransferase; translation: MRSTTSTQTAEAPPSVRPPRHVAIIMDGNNRWAKKRGLPRGAGHKAGVESVRRVLEACAEQGVEVLTLFAFSSENWRRPQAEVSTLMSLLLNALKREVKRLNKNNIRLRVIGNRDRFSETIQKHMAEAEKLTANNSQFTVVIAADYGGQWDITQATQKIASMVVSGELQLSEINAEMIQSKIAIGDLPAPDLCIRTGGEQRISNFLLWQMAYTELYFTDILWPDFDKDEFLKALQDYRSRDRRFGRTSDTDTATC